From the genome of Devriesea agamarum, one region includes:
- a CDS encoding non-ribosomal peptide synthetase: protein MSTHAAAPSAQANSVTEARTAGVTPSVIDVWPLTPLQNGLLFHSLWEQESGHTSSYLLQCAVEIEGEGLEPAIEQALSDTLDAHENLRAGFYPEGEEGPVQFIVDSAQVPLTVLDLSAANAAPRGQAPSHSEVARIAADQWERGFDLARPPLLRACWLRLAPARSVLLLTAHHLVLDGWSIPLLLQDILDRASGNIPPEASATYLDYLDVVMPEDDAERTSRHTDAVCDTLAGLPGPTLLAPQQIAAGVALDCPVEHRRISLPIGRKLRQCARELGVTPAAILSASWGIALGRLTNESDVVLGLTVSGRSIDLSGADRIIGLLGNTLPLRISAAPGDSRADVLRQAHRRYGVLADAQSADLGQVQTRLGHGTLFDALLVVENYPGDISQWQSTDGAVRVTGTWAHDATHYPVSLLATLGEDLVLELSVRTDVPGGIDGVSTVLQAVLNAVLDAPTSTVAAITFPAADASEVLDGGPAPEDNLDDLLDQVLNRHADDVAVVQGDNAITTAQLHAQAQCLMDDISAAPGRGVVGILSPREITLVAGVLAALRTKRPFLALDPTTPLDRLRAMLKDAGADTLIVSAGQEWVARQLGFVPGTSRVWRMTGQQSSVPTDERRLAVQRHSVNQANTHTDRGAAAVGHQIGGGQFSVEGQEDAAYLVFTSGTTGRPKGCVNTRRGLTVRLAWMRDRFGIGADDVILHKTPLSFDVSVWELVLPLVTGARLVLAPDGAHSDPDRLDALIAREGVTTVHFVPSMLGAYLDLVPAPSWNSVRRIICSGEQLPAALAAQASSVAASPVHNLYGPAEAAIDVTACEDIARVDQGDQYRQGDQGNIGAQAGQNEVERFEKVDQRAGSAVSVSRAVAPIGSAVPGTILRVLDSALRPVGVGGVGELYLGGCQLAQGYTAQPGLTALRFIADPQGSGMRLYRTGDIVELAPDGLIYRGRSDDQVKIRGMRVEPAETRAALDALPEVAQAAVLVDPQAGPALVALVCLSGPERSQSPVSHEVTQLLDRVHNALSSTLSEAQRPAAIVPVTSLPVTANGKLDQREALRLVHEARLSARAQSTPHAEAGVATDPRALRLMEIARAVLGRDVGGDQDLFAAGLDSISAIQFAALARRSGLSLSLSAIFEHRTPKALATVSGEIGSEDPSDVDTVAGQSATLSLVSLSETDTRVLDQVVPHRETVSPLGPLQEGLFLHTQLGGDALDVYVVQHRLTLRTEVNVDALRRAGDALLRRHPSLRAGFVGEGMQAPVAFTIPAVPMPVAEYDLTDMAFNDQEAWLEQLTEQQVTDGFNLAKPPLIRIVAVRRGPEHWLISIVHHHILTDGWAQTILLDDLFQLYDLALHSSGTVTDADLPPTADYTEYLRWVAAQDRESSLEIWRRELSGLDTPTLVRPESVVKPPVLSDTVSQRLDRDLTGKLTELARRSSVTLSTVLSYAWAHVLRGLTGQDDVVFGTTVSGRPAEIDGVDRMVGLLMNTVPVRVQIHPGHDISQQLREHLASQGRVMPAHHIGLGYVQQAVGHPVLFDTLYVFRNLPVDEQEQSAVFARHRITEADAYDGTHYSLAMTVNPGAELEVALAYRPDVVETPTAAIYLTRYLETLRALVGPDRPVGAIQNAVDNEKSLVDRVNEEATRVAPEDRHDDGGTRTVADLLMDAATRTPDRTALVGRDLSGSEQARWTFAQLAQRVDELAALILRRVSGPEAVVALALPRTVEHVAAIFAVLRAGCAYLPIDLSLPTERQRDMARRAGAELVLVPPGSFGIEGFGSLDVTAVPEVPSVNFAPPAVRPDQLAYTIFTSGSTGQPKGVAVPHRGLVTMYDNHLDAIFHPAIHRAGRSPLRIAHTVSFSFDMSWEELFWLLDGHEVHVVDEDSRLDVPALVEHYAHTGIDVVNVTPSYAQELIRAGLLDKRPPVLVLLGGEAIPAKLWTLLREHPDLMAYDLYGPTEFTINALGVDLSSSDTPCLGRPILDAKAYVLDSSLREVPPGGTGELYLGGAGIARGYVGQSGLTASRFVANPFDGPGQRLYRTGDVVHRTADGGIEYRGRGDDQVKIRGYRIELSEIESVAHMHPRVAQAAASIRRSPTGAEALCLHLVPVADELIADEPGGDEYVTDALLPMAGEPVSVSDEEKPGDGISDEALLEDVRTWLTKTLPGYAVPRLLSVVAAIPLTANGKIDRKALPEPPSMASGDAPIGEGEITVARIFSEILGVENVGRDDSFFELGGHSLLAMRVAARLAEELGAPVPVGTVMVHPTVAGLAAALAAPARAGALAHAVHPGGHAAPIDAAPSGTGTSDTNTSGTGTSGAAQTDLTRSAATSAAPSAAPSAAPASAGSDESSAHSAGLAPVLTLREPGAQPPLFCVHSAGGFAWQFSPLVTIMPGQVGVIGLQAPLLSGSASTAQSVDDLASEYLTRIRAVQPHGPYRMLGYSFGGNVAHAMAAQLTASGERVELLALLDPAPLYGPGGQASSRGEGTDGERSDSEGLDNGCLDSDGRDDDTDDRELSTENQDTDLREAIRYARSIPALADQETAQLVVKSHAWASDLMARSISPTTSVPTLLVLAARENPDPEAWGALLGDDLQVMSLDTDHFDLVAPSSWERIGGVLTPRLRGEVS, encoded by the coding sequence ATGAGCACCCACGCCGCCGCACCATCCGCACAGGCCAATTCGGTGACCGAAGCGAGGACAGCGGGGGTCACGCCGTCCGTGATCGACGTGTGGCCGCTGACCCCGCTGCAAAACGGGTTACTGTTCCACTCTCTGTGGGAGCAGGAGTCTGGCCACACCAGCTCCTACCTGCTGCAATGCGCTGTGGAAATCGAGGGAGAGGGTCTGGAACCTGCCATTGAGCAGGCCCTTTCGGACACCCTGGATGCTCATGAGAATCTGCGTGCGGGCTTTTACCCGGAGGGTGAAGAAGGGCCCGTCCAATTCATTGTCGATAGCGCGCAGGTGCCGCTGACGGTGCTGGATCTGAGCGCCGCGAATGCGGCTCCGCGTGGGCAGGCGCCATCGCACTCTGAAGTCGCTCGAATCGCAGCCGATCAGTGGGAACGCGGATTCGATCTGGCGCGGCCGCCGTTGCTGCGGGCGTGCTGGCTGAGACTTGCCCCCGCGCGTTCAGTTCTGCTGCTCACCGCTCACCACCTTGTGCTCGATGGATGGTCGATTCCTCTGCTGCTGCAGGACATTTTGGATCGCGCGAGCGGGAATATTCCGCCCGAGGCTTCCGCCACCTACCTCGACTACCTCGACGTCGTAATGCCCGAGGATGACGCTGAACGCACAAGCCGTCACACCGACGCCGTGTGTGACACGCTTGCCGGTCTACCTGGTCCGACGCTACTTGCCCCGCAACAGATCGCGGCGGGAGTGGCCTTGGACTGCCCGGTGGAGCATCGTCGCATCAGTCTCCCCATAGGAAGAAAGTTACGCCAATGTGCACGGGAACTTGGCGTCACTCCAGCGGCGATTCTCAGTGCCAGCTGGGGAATAGCACTGGGCCGACTTACCAACGAATCCGACGTCGTCCTTGGTCTCACCGTGTCGGGGCGCAGCATCGACCTGTCCGGCGCAGACCGGATTATCGGGCTGCTCGGCAACACGCTTCCGCTGCGGATCTCGGCAGCTCCGGGCGACTCCCGGGCTGACGTCCTGCGCCAGGCCCACCGACGCTACGGCGTCCTAGCCGACGCCCAGTCCGCAGATCTCGGACAGGTGCAGACCCGCCTAGGGCACGGAACCCTATTCGATGCACTGCTGGTGGTCGAGAACTACCCAGGCGATATATCTCAGTGGCAATCCACCGACGGCGCTGTGCGAGTTACCGGAACCTGGGCGCACGACGCCACCCACTACCCAGTTTCACTGCTGGCAACCCTCGGCGAAGACCTAGTTCTGGAACTGTCCGTGCGCACGGACGTCCCCGGAGGCATCGACGGCGTCAGCACTGTTTTGCAGGCTGTTCTCAACGCTGTGCTGGATGCCCCCACATCCACGGTCGCCGCCATCACCTTCCCCGCAGCCGATGCCTCCGAGGTATTAGACGGTGGACCCGCGCCCGAAGATAACCTGGATGATCTGCTCGATCAGGTGCTCAACCGACACGCTGATGACGTTGCGGTTGTGCAGGGCGACAATGCGATCACAACAGCTCAGCTCCACGCCCAGGCTCAATGCCTGATGGACGATATATCCGCTGCTCCAGGCCGCGGGGTGGTGGGGATTTTATCCCCCCGCGAAATCACGCTGGTGGCCGGGGTGCTGGCCGCGCTGCGCACAAAGCGCCCGTTTCTCGCCTTGGATCCCACAACTCCACTCGACCGGCTGCGCGCCATGCTCAAAGATGCAGGGGCTGACACCCTCATTGTGTCCGCCGGGCAAGAATGGGTGGCACGCCAGCTCGGATTTGTCCCCGGGACCTCGCGGGTATGGCGGATGACAGGGCAACAGTCGAGCGTCCCGACAGACGAGCGTCGTTTGGCTGTCCAGCGCCATTCAGTGAATCAAGCGAACACCCACACAGACCGAGGTGCTGCCGCTGTAGGTCATCAGATTGGTGGGGGCCAATTCAGCGTTGAGGGCCAAGAAGACGCCGCCTACCTGGTGTTCACCTCTGGCACCACCGGCAGACCTAAGGGGTGCGTGAATACCCGCCGCGGGCTCACCGTGCGTCTGGCGTGGATGCGGGACCGCTTTGGCATCGGGGCGGATGACGTCATCCTGCACAAAACCCCGCTGAGTTTTGACGTGTCCGTCTGGGAACTGGTGCTGCCGCTGGTCACCGGGGCGCGGCTGGTGCTGGCACCGGACGGGGCCCACAGCGACCCCGACAGGTTGGATGCGCTGATTGCCCGCGAGGGTGTCACCACGGTGCATTTCGTACCGTCGATGCTCGGCGCCTATCTGGACCTGGTGCCTGCTCCATCCTGGAACAGCGTGCGCAGAATCATCTGCTCCGGGGAACAGTTGCCCGCGGCGCTCGCCGCGCAGGCCAGTTCCGTCGCCGCCAGCCCCGTGCACAATCTCTACGGACCCGCGGAAGCCGCGATTGACGTGACCGCCTGCGAGGATATTGCGCGCGTAGACCAGGGGGATCAGTATCGCCAAGGAGACCAAGGGAATATAGGGGCTCAGGCCGGTCAGAATGAGGTCGAGCGGTTTGAGAAGGTCGATCAGAGGGCGGGCTCTGCTGTATCGGTGAGCCGGGCTGTAGCCCCGATCGGGTCCGCCGTTCCCGGCACGATCCTGCGCGTGCTCGACAGCGCATTGCGCCCCGTCGGAGTGGGGGGCGTGGGTGAGCTGTACCTCGGCGGATGCCAGCTCGCCCAGGGATACACAGCGCAACCCGGGCTCACTGCGCTGAGGTTTATCGCCGATCCGCAGGGCAGCGGAATGCGGCTGTACCGGACTGGGGACATCGTTGAACTGGCCCCGGATGGTCTGATCTATCGCGGACGCAGCGATGACCAGGTGAAAATCCGGGGTATGCGAGTGGAACCGGCAGAGACCCGGGCCGCACTCGACGCTCTGCCCGAGGTTGCGCAGGCGGCAGTTCTGGTCGATCCCCAGGCTGGTCCGGCACTGGTAGCTCTGGTGTGCCTGAGTGGGCCAGAGCGGTCACAATCCCCGGTCTCACACGAGGTCACGCAGCTGCTCGACCGGGTACATAATGCCTTATCGAGCACGCTTTCGGAGGCGCAAAGGCCCGCCGCGATAGTGCCGGTTACATCCCTTCCGGTCACCGCGAACGGAAAACTGGATCAGCGCGAAGCCCTCCGTTTGGTGCATGAGGCCCGCTTGTCCGCGCGGGCGCAATCTACGCCCCACGCGGAGGCGGGGGTAGCCACCGATCCGCGGGCGCTTCGCCTGATGGAGATCGCCCGCGCGGTGCTGGGCCGTGATGTCGGCGGGGACCAAGACCTGTTTGCCGCGGGTCTCGACAGTATTTCCGCGATCCAGTTCGCGGCGCTGGCCAGGCGGTCGGGTCTGAGCCTCTCGCTGTCCGCCATCTTTGAACACCGCACCCCGAAGGCGCTAGCCACCGTATCCGGCGAGATCGGTTCGGAGGATCCCTCCGACGTGGACACTGTGGCCGGACAGTCCGCGACGCTGTCGCTGGTGTCGCTGTCTGAGACCGATACACGAGTGCTCGATCAGGTTGTTCCCCATCGGGAAACCGTGAGTCCGCTCGGACCTCTTCAGGAAGGTCTTTTCCTGCACACGCAGCTCGGCGGTGACGCGCTGGATGTGTACGTGGTTCAGCACCGTTTAACGCTGCGCACCGAGGTCAACGTGGATGCGCTGCGCCGTGCGGGAGACGCGCTGCTGCGTCGGCATCCCAGCTTGCGCGCCGGTTTTGTTGGGGAGGGGATGCAGGCACCGGTCGCGTTCACCATTCCCGCGGTGCCCATGCCGGTGGCAGAGTACGACCTGACCGATATGGCATTCAACGATCAGGAAGCATGGCTTGAACAGCTGACAGAGCAGCAGGTTACAGATGGTTTTAACCTTGCGAAGCCGCCGTTGATCCGGATCGTCGCGGTGCGCCGCGGCCCAGAGCACTGGCTGATCAGTATTGTTCACCACCACATCCTCACCGATGGCTGGGCGCAGACCATTTTGCTGGACGATCTTTTCCAGCTCTACGACCTGGCGTTGCACTCCTCGGGCACAGTCACTGACGCAGACCTGCCACCCACGGCTGACTACACCGAATATCTGCGGTGGGTGGCGGCGCAAGATCGGGAATCTTCCCTTGAGATTTGGCGGCGTGAACTGTCGGGGCTGGATACGCCGACCCTGGTACGACCCGAATCTGTGGTGAAACCACCCGTGCTGTCTGACACTGTCTCGCAGCGATTGGATCGCGACCTGACCGGCAAGCTGACCGAGCTGGCACGGCGTAGCTCGGTCACCCTGTCCACGGTGTTGTCCTATGCCTGGGCGCATGTGCTGCGAGGTCTCACCGGCCAGGACGATGTCGTATTCGGAACCACCGTGTCGGGCCGACCCGCTGAGATTGACGGCGTGGATCGGATGGTCGGTCTGCTCATGAACACCGTGCCGGTTCGGGTCCAGATCCATCCCGGCCACGATATTTCCCAGCAGTTACGCGAGCACCTAGCGTCTCAGGGACGCGTTATGCCCGCGCACCATATTGGCCTCGGATACGTCCAGCAGGCGGTGGGACACCCGGTTTTGTTCGACACCCTGTACGTGTTCCGCAACCTTCCGGTGGATGAACAGGAACAGTCTGCCGTGTTCGCCCGTCACCGGATTACCGAAGCTGACGCCTACGATGGCACGCACTATTCCCTGGCGATGACGGTGAACCCTGGTGCGGAACTCGAAGTTGCATTGGCGTATCGCCCCGATGTGGTGGAGACCCCGACGGCGGCTATTTACCTCACGCGCTACCTGGAGACGTTGCGCGCCTTGGTCGGACCAGATCGTCCGGTCGGCGCCATACAGAACGCGGTCGATAATGAAAAGTCGCTGGTAGATCGGGTTAACGAGGAAGCTACGCGGGTTGCGCCAGAGGATCGGCACGACGATGGAGGCACACGAACCGTCGCCGACCTTTTGATGGATGCGGCGACTCGCACCCCTGATCGAACAGCACTGGTGGGCCGGGATCTGAGTGGATCGGAGCAGGCGAGATGGACTTTTGCCCAGCTCGCGCAACGGGTTGACGAACTTGCCGCCCTCATCCTTCGGCGCGTATCGGGGCCGGAAGCGGTGGTGGCTCTCGCCCTGCCTCGCACTGTGGAACACGTGGCGGCGATCTTTGCGGTGCTCCGGGCAGGCTGCGCCTACCTTCCGATCGATCTGTCCCTGCCTACGGAACGCCAGAGAGATATGGCGCGCCGAGCTGGAGCCGAATTGGTGCTAGTGCCCCCGGGAAGTTTCGGTATCGAAGGCTTTGGGTCGCTCGATGTCACCGCTGTGCCAGAGGTGCCCTCGGTTAATTTCGCACCCCCCGCGGTGCGCCCCGACCAGCTGGCGTACACCATTTTCACCTCCGGCAGCACCGGTCAACCCAAAGGAGTTGCCGTTCCTCACCGCGGGTTGGTCACCATGTACGACAACCACCTCGACGCCATTTTCCACCCCGCAATCCACCGCGCTGGACGTTCCCCATTGCGCATTGCGCACACGGTGTCGTTCTCCTTCGACATGTCCTGGGAAGAACTGTTCTGGCTGCTCGATGGGCATGAGGTGCACGTCGTAGATGAGGACAGTCGTCTGGACGTGCCCGCGCTGGTCGAGCACTACGCCCACACCGGGATCGACGTGGTCAACGTGACCCCGTCCTATGCGCAGGAACTCATCCGTGCAGGCCTGTTGGATAAACGTCCGCCCGTGCTAGTGCTGCTAGGTGGGGAAGCAATCCCGGCCAAACTGTGGACCCTCCTGCGCGAACACCCCGATCTGATGGCCTATGACCTGTACGGGCCCACCGAGTTCACCATTAATGCGCTCGGGGTTGACCTCTCATCCAGTGACACCCCGTGCCTGGGGCGCCCGATCCTGGATGCCAAGGCATACGTGCTGGATTCGTCGCTGCGGGAGGTGCCACCGGGAGGAACCGGGGAACTGTACCTCGGTGGCGCTGGAATAGCCCGAGGGTATGTCGGTCAAAGCGGCCTGACGGCCTCCCGATTCGTGGCGAACCCATTCGATGGACCTGGTCAGCGGCTATATCGCACCGGAGACGTCGTGCACCGTACGGCAGATGGCGGCATCGAATACCGTGGGCGCGGCGATGACCAAGTCAAGATCCGGGGATATCGGATTGAACTGTCGGAGATTGAATCGGTGGCACACATGCATCCCCGGGTGGCGCAGGCAGCGGCTTCGATTCGACGCAGTCCGACCGGCGCCGAGGCGCTATGCCTGCATCTGGTGCCGGTGGCGGATGAGCTGATCGCGGATGAACCTGGCGGCGATGAGTACGTCACGGATGCGCTGTTACCTATGGCGGGTGAGCCGGTATCGGTATCGGATGAGGAAAAGCCGGGCGATGGAATATCGGACGAGGCCCTGCTAGAGGATGTGCGGACCTGGTTGACCAAGACTCTGCCGGGATACGCCGTGCCGCGCCTGCTCTCGGTGGTCGCCGCGATTCCTCTGACGGCCAACGGAAAAATCGACCGCAAGGCCCTACCCGAACCGCCCTCGATGGCCTCCGGCGATGCGCCGATAGGCGAGGGAGAAATCACTGTGGCCAGGATATTTTCCGAGATTCTGGGTGTTGAGAACGTGGGTCGGGACGACAGTTTCTTCGAGCTGGGCGGACACTCTCTGCTGGCGATGCGGGTGGCAGCGCGCCTCGCCGAGGAGCTGGGGGCGCCGGTTCCCGTCGGCACGGTGATGGTGCATCCGACAGTCGCCGGGCTCGCCGCAGCATTGGCGGCGCCCGCGCGTGCCGGAGCTCTGGCTCACGCTGTGCATCCCGGTGGGCACGCCGCCCCCATTGACGCGGCCCCATCCGGCACGGGCACATCTGACACGAACACATCTGGCACGGGCACATCTGGCGCGGCCCAAACTGATCTGACCCGATCCGCCGCGACATCCGCCGCTCCATCCGCCGCTCCATCCGCTGCACCCGCATCCGCCGGTTCCGATGAAAGTTCAGCCCACAGTGCGGGGCTTGCCCCCGTGCTCACACTGCGCGAACCCGGAGCACAGCCCCCGCTCTTTTGCGTGCACTCGGCGGGGGGCTTTGCCTGGCAGTTCTCTCCGCTGGTCACGATCATGCCCGGCCAGGTGGGAGTGATCGGCCTGCAAGCTCCGTTGCTGTCAGGCAGCGCCAGCACGGCGCAATCTGTCGACGACTTGGCGAGTGAGTACCTCACGCGGATCCGCGCCGTGCAGCCGCATGGACCCTACCGTATGCTGGGGTATTCCTTCGGCGGGAACGTCGCCCATGCGATGGCGGCGCAGCTGACCGCGTCGGGGGAGAGGGTTGAGCTCTTGGCTCTGCTGGACCCCGCTCCGCTGTATGGGCCGGGCGGGCAGGCTAGTTCCCGTGGCGAAGGGACGGACGGTGAACGGTCGGACAGCGAAGGCCTGGATAACGGGTGCCTAGATAGCGATGGTCGAGACGACGACACTGACGATCGCGAGCTGTCGACCGAGAATCAGGACACTGACCTGCGCGAAGCAATTCGCTATGCCCGGAGCATCCCAGCTCTTGCCGACCAGGAGACGGCTCAGCTGGTCGTCAAAAGCCATGCCTGGGCATCAGATCTCATGGCCCGTTCGATTTCCCCAACCACCTCGGTGCCGACCCTGCTGGTGCTCGCGGCCCGCGAAAATCCCGACCCGGAAGCCTGGGGCGCTTTGCTGGGCGATGACCTCCAGGTGATGTCGCTAGACACCGATCATTTCGATCTGGTCGCCCCGTCGTCCTGGGAGAGGATCGGAGGGGTGCTCACGCCCCGGCTCCGCGGAGAGGTCTCATGA
- a CDS encoding ATP-binding cassette domain-containing protein — protein sequence MTAQASAEPAPTVPRPRLRWPPQKQQAARVRRLLYEVALGVRGDLAVAVLGSLLRQSGFLAAPFLLSRAIDDGVKPGNPAATAWWCGAIALAAVAQYLGLCVWEYFGNRADARAGVALRTRLRTSVLSSGASSQAVGTGDLVVRAGRDVDAVRVWVHGLPTWAVIVMTVLVLVPGFAALDPWLLMVAAGTVPCLVALSLLYPRRFERASGHAAAAHGMRANVVDQIVRAGLPLRGIGAQDVILDRHREASEDLAQRTVRASGVLARWTALGEGVPAIATAVGVLVGALAALEGRLSIGNLVTFTGWMATVGIAVQVGLMRWTQGVDAKVGATRLLAVIGPRSERLERSAPDHRSDPEDVASTGVGSPAKARGGVRARIRDDANSGTRARVEARLTSQSEMGGEPIKLQVCDLVTIPGADPINLDLTAGCLVVVTGPVASGKSVLLRVLAGDQQPHAGHVLVDGVPIHRARSASGPEATGIQVVEQRPLALTGTVRDNLALGCATGDCQADDARYREALHTVGLDTELSSRAARDVLDLDLGEGGGELSGGQRQRLAVARALVADPRLVLLDDVTSAVDPHTASRLVTAMRKVSRTSIVVASGHNPFLLREADLVIDLGASAPEVTP from the coding sequence ATGACCGCGCAGGCCAGCGCGGAGCCTGCACCGACGGTTCCCCGTCCGCGTTTGCGCTGGCCACCCCAAAAACAGCAGGCGGCGCGGGTACGGAGATTGCTGTACGAAGTCGCACTCGGCGTCCGGGGTGATTTGGCAGTGGCGGTCCTCGGTTCGCTCCTGCGTCAGAGTGGGTTCCTCGCCGCGCCCTTCCTGCTCAGTCGGGCCATTGACGACGGGGTAAAACCCGGTAACCCAGCTGCCACCGCCTGGTGGTGCGGTGCGATTGCGCTAGCTGCGGTGGCCCAATACCTCGGACTGTGCGTGTGGGAATACTTCGGTAACCGGGCGGATGCGCGGGCAGGAGTGGCGCTGCGCACGCGGCTGCGCACCAGTGTGCTGAGTTCCGGCGCATCCTCGCAGGCGGTGGGCACCGGGGATCTGGTGGTGCGTGCCGGACGCGACGTGGATGCGGTTCGGGTGTGGGTGCATGGCCTGCCGACGTGGGCTGTGATTGTCATGACCGTGCTTGTGTTGGTGCCGGGATTTGCCGCGCTCGACCCATGGTTACTGATGGTTGCCGCGGGAACTGTGCCGTGTCTAGTGGCTCTGTCACTGCTATACCCTCGCCGTTTTGAACGGGCCAGCGGCCATGCGGCGGCGGCCCACGGGATGCGAGCAAACGTGGTGGACCAGATTGTGCGTGCCGGTTTGCCCTTGCGCGGTATCGGAGCGCAGGACGTCATCCTGGATCGGCATCGGGAGGCCTCCGAGGATCTGGCGCAGCGCACGGTGCGCGCTTCCGGGGTGTTGGCCCGGTGGACAGCACTCGGTGAAGGAGTACCGGCTATCGCCACGGCGGTTGGCGTGCTGGTGGGAGCTCTCGCAGCCTTAGAGGGTCGACTGAGTATTGGCAATTTGGTGACCTTCACCGGGTGGATGGCGACGGTGGGTATCGCGGTGCAGGTCGGGCTGATGCGATGGACCCAGGGGGTGGATGCGAAAGTCGGTGCGACCCGATTGCTCGCGGTGATTGGCCCTCGGTCGGAGAGGCTGGAACGGTCTGCGCCAGATCACCGCTCGGATCCTGAAGACGTGGCAAGTACCGGGGTCGGGAGTCCAGCCAAGGCCCGGGGTGGGGTTCGGGCCAGGATTCGGGATGATGCCAATTCCGGGACCAGAGCCCGGGTTGAAGCCAGGCTCACCTCCCAGAGCGAGATGGGCGGGGAGCCCATCAAGTTACAGGTCTGCGATTTGGTTACGATCCCCGGGGCTGACCCGATAAATCTCGACCTCACAGCGGGCTGTTTAGTGGTGGTGACGGGGCCGGTAGCGAGCGGGAAATCGGTTCTCTTGCGGGTGCTGGCCGGTGACCAACAGCCACATGCCGGGCACGTATTGGTCGATGGCGTGCCGATCCACCGCGCCCGATCCGCTAGCGGACCTGAGGCCACTGGTATCCAGGTCGTCGAACAGCGTCCGCTTGCGCTCACCGGCACAGTGCGCGACAACCTTGCGCTCGGCTGCGCCACCGGCGATTGTCAGGCGGACGACGCCCGCTACCGGGAGGCGTTACATACGGTCGGATTGGACACTGAACTATCGAGCCGTGCCGCCCGTGATGTGCTGGATCTAGACCTCGGCGAGGGCGGCGGAGAACTGTCTGGAGGTCAGCGGCAGCGTCTAGCCGTCGCCCGGGCGTTGGTCGCTGACCCCCGACTCGTGCTGCTGGATGACGTGACCTCGGCGGTGGATCCACACACTGCATCGCGCCTGGTTACCGCGATGCGAAAGGTATCTCGAACATCCATTGTGGTGGCGTCGGGACACAATCCGTTTCTGCTGCGCGAGGCAGACCTCGTGATCGATCTCGGCGCATCAGCACCGGAGGTGACACCTTAG